In Planococcus citri chromosome 4, ihPlaCitr1.1, whole genome shotgun sequence, the genomic window gctAACTTACGTTGTTTCGTTGTAACCGGAGCCAAAACCAAGGAGTTTGTGCAATCGGAGCTCGATCAACAGGGGATGCAACAGTATCAGtatttgaatgagaaaaaaattcagtttactAAAACTACAGGCCAGGTAaggagaaattttggaaaataattgacagtaattttatagttttttttattcgaatgatttgtagtatttttaaatttttttccgaagGCTTTGAATCTACTTGTgttatttttgcaaaactttaaTATGTATGCATTATAAtttgtcttcaattttttggtgtacctaattttaaaatcatttaaaagttagttttacaaaaaattgaaataaacggggttggtattcaaaaaaaaaaaaaaaaaaaaatgtacttacttacaattAGATATTGAAACGTTGTACCTATGAATTCCGCGATTATGGTTACTCTTCCGAGCCTCTCATCCAATTTAATTTACAGAATAATAATTATACACATTTTCAGTACATCAAATTTGGAGTAAACTTACAAGGTTTGTTGGACTTTGCAATGTGTCTATGGTACAAACCGATCAccattttggatcaaaatatACTCTTCTCTTATGGTAAGTGCTTCCCAATGTACAATTTGTGCGAAACAAATTGCAAACGCTGGACAAAAAAGGCAAGTGGATATTCAATGaactgaataaaataaattttcattaatttacagGAAATCAAAAAGAGCAactaattttatggaaaataaagaaaaaacaaaatacaccggttgtaatatttaaaattttcaacacattgATTTCGGAAGAAAAAGCACCCAAACTTTTGACCGGTCAATGGCATCACATTTGCCAATATTGGCAAGGATCCACAGGCTTATGGGCGCTATTTCTGAACACTTACATCGTATCTTTTGGTTACACTAATgtgagtacatattttcatcgtttaatactaaaaagttgttaaaaatcataaaaaattgttcaattttggtcgactttgaaaaaatattttcagattgtattttctaaaaaacaataataatatgaaTGTTTATTGTTTGTTGAAgatcttttttggaaaacaacgttagGTAGATGAAAAATCAGTCATTGTAAGAGGGGTTTTCAAACTTTGGTGTTGATTTTGACAGTTCTTGGAAAACGAAGAATTTTATGGAAtctggcaaaaaattatcatccccccccccaaaccgAAGAATTCATTTCATTGTTGCAATTCTTGCACAAAAATAATCCTGTTTTCTCCTCCTCCCTCTCACAACGTGAATTCGAGACGATTTTGAAATCTCCCCCTCTCCTTATACTTCCATGAAATGTGAAATCTAAAAtggcgaggaaaaaaattcatttttaattcttcCGGTCTCAGAGAAAAACGGCGAAAACGCTTAAAACTTGATGAACTACCTTGTACTTTGagcaaaaaataacgaaaaacctCTTTATGAGTTATGATCCTCTATTTAACAAacgctgtttttcaaaaaatacttacccaaaatacaatttgaaaaaccatcTTACAAGTTCGGGTTATTTTCTAGGtatgttgtttttcaaaaaatgttgtgaatgAACAATAGACTTGCGAATTGTTTTTGTAGTGGAAAACCACATTACGGATAATTACAAGTTACAACGCCTCGCCTAGCttgcgttattttttttcaaaagaacatCTCGAATAAACATGTTGGTAAGCTGGATttcattgatttcaaaaaaatatcaaaataaacaccaaatttgaaaaaccactttaTAAGTACTGGTTTTTCATCTACTTGATGttgttaaaaaatatataattgaatcggtcagtgcagaaagggcataagtccatttttgcgtttttcaggaataacaaaaaactgattcattcaaaaatcaaaaaatttcagtaaacatgcttaaggtcattgaaagaggaccccaagacacaacttttagcgcagtttccaaaaaaaatattcacgtgcgccagtgctgttgctgcctaaacaaatgggacttagaccctttctgcactgaattgacaaaatttctttcgaaatttctcgggcacgaatggggcttgattctacatctaagtacatcatttagactgctatcccgtttaaattgaccaaaaaccccttgagttctaagactttttgtcgaagttgttaattttttcatcctttttcagttcagagaataacttaaatttcaaaaaatggtcttctcaaaaatgttagttatttttcaaggaatttaaaaaattttacaaaaaagtcataaatgcggatccgccctttttctgcgcccaaataccactttcccggcagttttgcggaaatctgacatcaccagtcgacccgccatactttgaaacccccatttccgcaaaaaaattttttttcaaaaatgtgacttgttacctttctgcactgaccgattcaattgtCTAATAAAACtttatgaattatgattctTCGTCTAGTTAAATGTTGTTATTCAAAAACTATCAAATtcaacatcaaattttacaaaccACCTTACAAGTTCTGGCTTTCTGTTCATTTaaggttgtttttcaaaaaaaaaaaatagcctaaATAAACAATAATCATGCatccattaaaaaataataattttaaaaaatggatgcATGTTtatttaagctttttttttggtttgaaaaacaacattaaATAGACAGAAAACTCAAACTTGTAAGGTGGTTTCCCTTTGGTGTTgaatttgacagtttttggaaaacaacgttagcAAGGTGAAGAATCGTAATTCATAaggtttttaattattaaatacCTTATGTATTATGATTCTTCGCCTAGTTAATGTTATTCTCCAAGAACTGTCAAATTCtacaccaaaatttgaaaaaaccaccTTACAAGTACTGATTTTCATCTACGtaatgttgtttttcaaaaaatatcctcaaCAAACAATAAACATTCATgttgttttttagaaaataccaTCTGAATGTATTTTCAGGGATGAAAAGTCTTAAAATGAGATTTATTCGGCTTTTAGCTTAAAACTTCATAAttaaaacttttggctttagctttcagCTATCTCGATTTTTATGTCTTGATTTAGCCAAACTTCCGGCTCGCAATGGTTTTCCTATTTAGCAGCTTTCGGCTACATTTCATTAAGCTCTTAGCTTTAAGCGTTCGgctttaaacttttagctgattCATCGTCAACTTACGAAAAacggaaattaaaaattagataatgaaatttttttcatttttctgtttccTCTGAATTCAGAGAATTCATCTGtgaaaaagcctttgaaaaagctctcccaaaaatgaaacttttggccagcttttggcttggaaaaaatgaagcttgcaaacttttagcttttggcttagtGCAAAAATCTGCACAGCTTTTGGCTAGCTGTTCAtccgtatgtatttttttcaaaatcgacttcGATTCTTATTCACTTTTACCTACTCGTTGAcatggatatatttttttggaccaAAAGTTTGTCCAAAATTTGAGTGGTGCTATATCGTTTGAGGTTTGAAAAGAACTTttggaaacttggaaaaataagATACCTACTAAACGAATTTCACCATCATTGTCAACGACCATTGAGCCAATTCCTTATCAAGTTGAATGTTGATCTTACctaaattcactaaaaatttttcgttcTCTTACAACGAATTCTCCCCAGTCAACTCTTCCATACTCTCTTCTGTACTGTTCAATGTTCtatcattttcagatttcaaacaCAAATTGGTACATACCTGCGAGCAACTCGACCGCCACAATCAACCATCCCAGAACTAAAGACACGCTTCACGGTGAAATCCACGGTTTCTATTTCACCTCTCTCAACTCCACAACCTCTCCGCCCAACGTAAACGCTTCACcatcttcaaaaatcatgaGCAAACGTCAAGCAGACACGATTCCCGTAGACGCCGAACCTCGAGCTTTATTTTTCGTCGGTAAACTGTTCACTTTCGTCAGACGTATGGTATCGTTCGTAGCTGTACCAGTATTTCGTTTCATGCGAGGTCTCATTTCACCCTGGAGGAAATCATTAACAGCTTCGAGATCGACGATGACTGAAAAAACACCCCCTTTTACCAAACTACCACCTTCTTCGGCTACAGAAATCATTACAGATTTACGCACTTTACCTGAGACAACTACTCCTAAAAAAGGGGTAGTACAAGTTGTTCACATATCGAAACTCTCCAAAGCTAACGATACCCTTAAACTAGAAAAAACTTCTTATAGTTCTGGTAAAGCACCGCAGCAGTATCACGCTGATTTGGCTAATTTGGAAGAATCGTTGACCATTTATGAGACAGAACCGGATAATGAGTCGAGGTACATGAGGAACGTCGTACTGAATCATTCGGCGAATCCGCAACCACCTCCAGTTCATTCCATGGAATCGCTAAATATTCAGCCGCAGGAAAGCAACAAATTCCAGACTTACTTCAACGATGTGATAGATAAATGCCTAATGCTCGAATTAACCTTTAAGAAACAACAACTACAAAAGGAACGATTAAACGGACTCGATAGCGCTGAAGTGACTGTCGATGCGATTACTCGTCTCGATACGAGTCTGCAATTTATGCAGTTTCTGTACGCTTGTTGCTTCGttcaaaatgatgcaattttgaTATCGTGGGATCGTTCGAGAAGTTTGGTCAGTAATGTCGTCGTTCAGAATATTTCCGGATGTGGTAATTTTTAGAGTTGGGTTGGCTTCTGaaatatctatttatttattttttggctcaTTTGTCATGtgtaaaattggcaaattttgtaATGGAAGCCTTACACCTACCTGTTTGTGGTACTTTGGGATGATTAACCAAGGGTTTTTTATACTCGAATTCGAaatatatttacatttttcatgatttttattttattctgttACATGAACGTTTCGAGCAAAATCAAGAATTAAACAGATACTTCCATTAGTGAGGAAGGAGAGGGAAGGGAGGTTGAAGAATAGGTAGTTTGGAAGGAACCATATCGAAAAATTCC contains:
- the LOC135844469 gene encoding uncharacterized protein LOC135844469 → MNVACVIGAMKLDKFIIIFIANLRCFVVTGAKTKEFVQSELDQQGMQQYQYLNEKKIQFTKTTGQYIKFGVNLQGLLDFAMCLWYKPITILDQNILFSYGNQKEQLILWKIKKKQNTPVVIFKIFNTLISEEKAPKLLTGQWHHICQYWQGSTGLWALFLNTYIVSFGYTNISNTNWYIPASNSTATINHPRTKDTLHGEIHGFYFTSLNSTTSPPNVNASPSSKIMSKRQADTIPVDAEPRALFFVGKLFTFVRRMVSFVAVPVFRFMRGLISPWRKSLTASRSTMTEKTPPFTKLPPSSATEIITDLRTLPETTTPKKGVVQVVHISKLSKANDTLKLEKTSYSSGKAPQQYHADLANLEESLTIYETEPDNESRYMRNVVLNHSANPQPPPVHSMESLNIQPQESNKFQTYFNDVIDKCLMLELTFKKQQLQKERLNGLDSAEVTVDAITRLDTSLQFMQFLYACCFVQNDAILISWDRSRSLVSNVVVQNISGCGNF